One genomic segment of Erythrolamprus reginae isolate rEryReg1 chromosome 2, rEryReg1.hap1, whole genome shotgun sequence includes these proteins:
- the CARNMT1 gene encoding carnosine N-methyltransferase: MNPEARHHARKRARGVRAPVRFRRRGKAAGMSAPAACALSRRGLQQAPAPAPSRGEATHGDSRDSEEDGEQAEPPRRDGEAAAGNTGYERDSLPQLATTKLDGKEDEKQEREHFRRIINAFRYYGINMHERVTRAEKQFRTLPAMQQKLLPQFLPHLDKIRKCVDHNQWILQSIVNDCTQMFENREYDGDGNGKITPASTFDMDKLKSTLKQFVRDWSETGKPERDSCYQPIINEIVKNFPKDRWDLSKVNVLVPGAGLGRLAWEIAMLGYTCQGNEWSLFMLFSSNFVLNRCCETNSCKLYPWIHQFSNNKRSADQIQPIYFPDVDPHSLPLGANFSMTAGDFREIYSESNIWDCIATCFFIDTAHNVIDYIDIIWKILKPGGIWINLGPLLYHFENLANELSIELSYEDIKNVILQYGFHIEMENESVLTTYTVNELSMMKYYYECVMFVVRKPESSI, from the exons ATGAATCCGGAAGCGCGTCATCACGCGCGGAAAAGAGCGCGTGGAGTCCGAGCGCCCGTTCGCTTTCGGCGTCGGGGTAAAGCGGCCGGGATGTCGGCGCCCGCCGCGTGCGCTCTGTCGCGGCGAGGGCTGCAGCAGGCGCCGGCGCCGGCGCCCTCGCGGGGCGAGGCGACGCACGGGGACAGCCGGGACAGCGAGGAAGACGGAGAACAGGCGGAGCCGCCCAGACGGGATGGAGAAGCGGCGGCAGGGAACACCGGGTACGAGCGGGACTCCTTGCCGCAGCTGGCGACCACGAAGTTGGACGGGAAAGAAGACGAGAAGCAGGAGCGGGAGCACTTCCGGAGAATTATCAATGCCTTCCGTTACTATGG aaTTAATATGCATGAAAGAGTGACTCGTGCAGAAAAACAATTTAGAACACTTCCAGCCATGCAACAGAAATTGTTACCTCAGTTTCTCCCTCATCTTGACAAGATTAGAAAATGTGTTGACCACAATCAATGGATCCTGCAGTCTATTGTGAATGACTGTACCCAAAtgtttgaaaatagagaatatgatGGTGAT ggaaATGGAAAGATTACACCAGCTTCAACTTTTGACATGGATAAATTAAAATCCACTCTGAAACAATTTGTAAGAGATTGGAGTGAAACTGGGAAACCTGAGCGAGATTCTTGCTATCAGCCTATCATTAATGAAATTGTAAAGAACTTTCCAAAAGACAGATG GGATCTCTCCAAAGTAAATGTCCTGGTCCCTGGTGCTGGGCTAGGTAGATTGGCCTGGGAAATAGCTATGCTTGGTTACACTTGTCAAGGAAATGAATGGAGCCTCTTTATGcttttttcttctaattttgtACTGAACAG ATGCTGTGAAACTAACTCATGTAAATTATATCCCTGGATTCATCAGTTTAGCAATAACAAGAGATCTGCTGATCAAATACAGCCAATTTATTTCCCCGATGTTGATCCTCACAGTCTTCCTCTTGGTGCCAACTTTTCTATGACAGCAGGCGATTTTCGAGAAATCTACTCTGAGAGTA ATATATGGGACTGCATAGCAACCTGTTTCTTCATAGACACGGCACACAATGTCATTGATTACATTGATATAATATGGAAAATACTTAAACCAGGAGGAATATGGATCAATTTAG gTCCTCTTCTTTATCATTTTGAAAATTTAGCAAATGAATTATCTATTGAATTGAGCTATGAGGATATAAAAAATGTAATATTACAATATGGATTCCATATTGAG ATGGAGAATGAATCTGTTTTGACAACATACACTGTGAATGAATTATCTATGATGAAATACTATTATGAATGTGTGATGTTTGTGGTTAGGAAACCAGAAAGTAGTATCTGA